The following coding sequences lie in one Vidua chalybeata isolate OUT-0048 chromosome 16, bVidCha1 merged haplotype, whole genome shotgun sequence genomic window:
- the ZFAND2A gene encoding AN1-type zinc finger protein 2A isoform X2, whose product MELPGLGEHCSERTCKQLDFLPLKCDACGEVFCKDHIRYDDHKCSSAYKKNVQVPVCPLCNTPIPVQKGEIPDIVVGAHIDKDCKYNPAQQKQKIFTNKCTKPGCKRKEMMKVVCEQCGGSFCIKHRHPLDHDCRGGSQPISKAGYAALMRASHPTFKSPGAIGVPSNGNRQHNRCR is encoded by the exons ATggagctgccggggctgggcgAGCACTGCTCCGAACGCACCTGCAAACAGCTGG atttccttcctctgaaatGTGATGCATGTGGGGAAGTCTTCTGTAAAGATCACATCCGTTACGATGACCACAAGTGCAGCTCTGCCTACAAGAAA AACGTGCAGGTCCCAGTGTGTCCCCTCTGTAACACTCCTATCCCAGTGCAGAAGGGAGAAATCCCAGATATTGTGGTTGGAGCCCACATAGATAAGGACTGCAAATACAATCcagcacagcaaaagcagaag ATCTTCACAAACAAATGCACCAAGCCaggctgcaaaagaaaagagatgatGAAGGTGGTTTGTGAACAGTGTGGTGGCAGCTTCTGCATAAAACATCGGCATCCTCTGGATCACGACTGCAGAGGGGGCAGCCAGCCCATCTCCAAGGCAGG ATATGCAGCTCTGATGAGAGCATCTCATCCCACCTTCAAGTCCCCGGGAGCAATTGGAGTGCCATCTAATGGGAATCGTCAGCACAACAG GTGCAGATAG
- the ZFAND2A gene encoding AN1-type zinc finger protein 2A isoform X1 yields MELPGLGEHCSERTCKQLDFLPLKCDACGEVFCKDHIRYDDHKCSSAYKKNVQVPVCPLCNTPIPVQKGEIPDIVVGAHIDKDCKYNPAQQKQKIFTNKCTKPGCKRKEMMKVVCEQCGGSFCIKHRHPLDHDCRGGSQPISKAGYAALMRASHPTFKSPGAIGVPSNGNRQHNRYQLHQEKRQTKTRLVSTRCGSATVTPLTALELVGDL; encoded by the exons ATggagctgccggggctgggcgAGCACTGCTCCGAACGCACCTGCAAACAGCTGG atttccttcctctgaaatGTGATGCATGTGGGGAAGTCTTCTGTAAAGATCACATCCGTTACGATGACCACAAGTGCAGCTCTGCCTACAAGAAA AACGTGCAGGTCCCAGTGTGTCCCCTCTGTAACACTCCTATCCCAGTGCAGAAGGGAGAAATCCCAGATATTGTGGTTGGAGCCCACATAGATAAGGACTGCAAATACAATCcagcacagcaaaagcagaag ATCTTCACAAACAAATGCACCAAGCCaggctgcaaaagaaaagagatgatGAAGGTGGTTTGTGAACAGTGTGGTGGCAGCTTCTGCATAAAACATCGGCATCCTCTGGATCACGACTGCAGAGGGGGCAGCCAGCCCATCTCCAAGGCAGG ATATGCAGCTCTGATGAGAGCATCTCATCCCACCTTCAAGTCCCCGGGAGCAATTGGAGTGCCATCTAATGGGAATCGTCAGCACAACAGGTATCAGCTGCACCAGGAGAAAAGACAAACTAAAACCAGGCTGGTGTCCACACGGTGTGGCAGTGCCACTGTCACACCTCTAACTGCTCTAGAGCTGGTGGGTGACCTGTAA
- the ZFAND2A gene encoding AN1-type zinc finger protein 2A isoform X3, translated as MELPGLGEHCSERTCKQLDFLPLKCDACGEVFCKDHIRYDDHKCSSAYKKNVQVPVCPLCNTPIPVQKGEIPDIVVGAHIDKDCKYNPAQQKQKIFTNKCTKPGCKRKEMMKVVCEQCGGSFCIKHRHPLDHDCRGGSQPISKAGQTFLDCSVQ; from the exons ATggagctgccggggctgggcgAGCACTGCTCCGAACGCACCTGCAAACAGCTGG atttccttcctctgaaatGTGATGCATGTGGGGAAGTCTTCTGTAAAGATCACATCCGTTACGATGACCACAAGTGCAGCTCTGCCTACAAGAAA AACGTGCAGGTCCCAGTGTGTCCCCTCTGTAACACTCCTATCCCAGTGCAGAAGGGAGAAATCCCAGATATTGTGGTTGGAGCCCACATAGATAAGGACTGCAAATACAATCcagcacagcaaaagcagaag ATCTTCACAAACAAATGCACCAAGCCaggctgcaaaagaaaagagatgatGAAGGTGGTTTGTGAACAGTGTGGTGGCAGCTTCTGCATAAAACATCGGCATCCTCTGGATCACGACTGCAGAGGGGGCAGCCAGCCCATCTCCAAGGCAGG GCAGACATTCCTTGACTGTTCTGTGCAGTAG
- the ZFAND2A gene encoding AN1-type zinc finger protein 2A isoform X4, which yields MELPGLGEHCSERTCKQLDFLPLKCDACGEVFCKDHIRYDDHKCSSAYKKNVQVPVCPLCNTPIPVQKGEIPDIVVGAHIDKDCKYNPAQQKQKIFTNKCTKPGCKRKEMMKVVCEQCGGSFCIKHRHPLDHDCRGGSQPISKAG from the exons ATggagctgccggggctgggcgAGCACTGCTCCGAACGCACCTGCAAACAGCTGG atttccttcctctgaaatGTGATGCATGTGGGGAAGTCTTCTGTAAAGATCACATCCGTTACGATGACCACAAGTGCAGCTCTGCCTACAAGAAA AACGTGCAGGTCCCAGTGTGTCCCCTCTGTAACACTCCTATCCCAGTGCAGAAGGGAGAAATCCCAGATATTGTGGTTGGAGCCCACATAGATAAGGACTGCAAATACAATCcagcacagcaaaagcagaag ATCTTCACAAACAAATGCACCAAGCCaggctgcaaaagaaaagagatgatGAAGGTGGTTTGTGAACAGTGTGGTGGCAGCTTCTGCATAAAACATCGGCATCCTCTGGATCACGACTGCAGAGGGGGCAGCCAGCCCATCTCCAAGGCAGGGTGA